The following coding sequences lie in one Leucobacter allii genomic window:
- a CDS encoding heavy-metal-associated domain-containing protein — protein MRAGARLALYGAGLVVAFGGAFAAAGAVVPDEFVAAWTEGSDMDAQDAGHGGSGEPAGAHGPSGVSIEASGFVLSPVEAPGTVGAEGELSFRIVTAAGEVVTEFAEAHEKDLHLIVVRSDGAGYRHAHPRLDEATGTWSLPWEWDAAGTYRVVADVTPAVAGAEGVTLSRTMQVAGAFSPVATEVRRTVEVDGFTVSLDGELAAGASGDLTVTVERDGEPVTELEPYLGAFGHLVALREGDLAYLHVHAEGAEPRAGDTAGPRIGFAAEPPTAGRYLLYFDFQVDGTVRTAAFVIDAGHGDRAAHADAGGH, from the coding sequence ATGCGGGCCGGCGCACGGCTCGCGCTGTACGGAGCGGGACTGGTGGTGGCGTTCGGCGGCGCGTTCGCTGCCGCCGGTGCCGTCGTGCCAGACGAGTTCGTCGCCGCGTGGACGGAGGGAAGCGATATGGATGCGCAGGATGCAGGCCACGGCGGAAGCGGGGAGCCGGCAGGCGCGCACGGTCCGAGCGGTGTCTCGATCGAGGCGAGCGGCTTCGTGCTCTCGCCCGTCGAGGCGCCGGGGACCGTGGGTGCCGAGGGCGAGCTGAGCTTCCGGATCGTGACCGCAGCGGGCGAGGTCGTGACCGAGTTCGCCGAGGCCCACGAGAAGGATCTCCACCTGATCGTCGTCCGCAGCGATGGCGCCGGGTACCGGCACGCCCATCCTCGTCTGGACGAGGCCACCGGGACGTGGTCGCTGCCGTGGGAGTGGGATGCGGCCGGCACGTATCGCGTGGTCGCCGATGTCACCCCGGCCGTCGCCGGGGCGGAGGGCGTGACGCTCTCCCGAACGATGCAGGTCGCCGGCGCGTTCTCGCCCGTCGCGACGGAGGTGCGGCGCACCGTCGAGGTCGACGGCTTCACCGTCAGCCTCGACGGGGAGCTCGCGGCCGGCGCGTCGGGCGATCTGACCGTCACGGTCGAGCGCGATGGCGAGCCCGTCACGGAGCTCGAGCCGTACCTCGGCGCGTTCGGTCATCTGGTCGCGCTGCGCGAGGGAGACCTGGCGTATCTCCATGTCCACGCCGAAGGCGCAGAGCCCCGCGCGGGCGACACGGCCGGCCCGAGGATCGGGTTTGCCGCCGAGCCGCCGACCGCGGGCCGCTACCTCCTGTACTTCGACTTCCAGGTCGACGGGACGGTGCGCACCGCCGCGTTCGTCATCGACGCCGGTCACGGCGACCGCGCCGCGCATGCGGACGCGGGCGGCCACTGA
- a CDS encoding heavy-metal-associated domain-containing protein has protein sequence MAANEYRVTGMTCGHCEMSVREEVETIEGVEGVEVSAQTGRLIVSGAAGIDDAQVLAAVEEAGYTAVRV, from the coding sequence ATGGCTGCGAACGAGTACCGGGTGACCGGGATGACCTGCGGGCACTGCGAGATGTCCGTCCGTGAAGAAGTCGAGACGATCGAGGGCGTCGAGGGGGTCGAGGTCAGCGCGCAGACGGGCAGGCTGATCGTCAGCGGCGCGGCCGGGATCGACGATGCGCAGGTGCTGGCCGCGGTCGAGGAGGCCGGGTACACGGCGGTGCGGGTCTGA
- a CDS encoding DUF3995 domain-containing protein translates to MARLKRFARCIGWAGLTSAGVLHAVWATGSSWPERNRKRLAEAVVGSRTMPGAAPTATVAAAALLGGAVAAGGLGDGRAAVALRRVMGAGLLARAVLGGDTALAALRLPPAGERFSRLDATYYRPLFGLLGAALLLGARK, encoded by the coding sequence ATGGCTCGGCTGAAGCGGTTCGCGAGGTGCATCGGATGGGCGGGACTGACCTCCGCGGGGGTGCTGCACGCGGTCTGGGCGACCGGATCGTCGTGGCCGGAGCGGAATCGGAAGCGTCTCGCCGAAGCCGTCGTCGGGTCCCGGACGATGCCCGGAGCCGCGCCGACCGCGACCGTCGCCGCTGCGGCGCTGCTCGGAGGGGCCGTGGCCGCCGGCGGGCTCGGCGACGGACGCGCAGCGGTCGCCCTGCGTCGCGTCATGGGCGCGGGGCTGCTGGCGCGCGCCGTGCTCGGCGGCGATACCGCACTGGCGGCTCTCCGGCTCCCGCCGGCGGGTGAGCGCTTCTCCCGGCTGGACGCGACGTACTACCGCCCGCTCTTCGGGCTGCTGGGCGCGGCGCTCCTGCTCGGGGCGCGGAAGTAG
- a CDS encoding replication-associated recombination protein A yields the protein MGQDQLSLFEPDDAARPLADRLRPSRLEEVVGQEHLLGEDGPIGRMVAERRLVSMILWGPPGCGKTTIARLLAERTDLVFEPLSATFSGVADLRKVFGAAQKRREIGQGTLLFVDEIHRFNRAQQDSFLPYVEDGTIVLVGATTENPSFELNGALLSRCQVFVLRRLDERALTTLVARAEQAMGRALPLDPAARHALVAMSDGDGRYLLNLVEQLQAVHAPLDVAGLARLVQQRAPLYDKSQEGHYNLISALHKSMRGSDPDAALYWLARMLDGGEDPLYVARRLVRFANEDIAMADPEAVHQALAAWDVYERLGSPEGELAIAQAVVYLATAPKSIAVYRGFGAARKLAKRTGSLMPPPHILNAPTRLMKDLGYGEGYRYDPDTEDGFSGADYFPEGMERERVYRPTRNGHERTVGERLAEWERLRGGLRERRGREPEDAQDPGGAGEG from the coding sequence ATGGGTCAGGATCAGCTCTCGCTGTTCGAGCCGGACGACGCGGCGCGTCCGCTCGCCGACCGGCTGCGCCCGTCCCGGCTGGAGGAGGTGGTCGGTCAGGAGCATCTGCTCGGCGAGGACGGGCCGATCGGCAGGATGGTCGCCGAACGGCGCCTCGTGTCGATGATCCTCTGGGGTCCGCCGGGGTGCGGGAAGACCACGATCGCCCGCCTGCTCGCCGAGCGCACCGATCTCGTCTTCGAGCCGCTGTCCGCGACCTTCTCGGGAGTCGCCGATCTGCGGAAGGTGTTCGGCGCGGCGCAGAAGCGCCGCGAGATCGGCCAGGGCACCCTGCTCTTCGTCGACGAGATCCACCGCTTCAACCGCGCCCAGCAGGACTCCTTCCTGCCGTACGTCGAGGACGGCACGATCGTGCTCGTCGGGGCGACGACCGAGAACCCGAGCTTCGAGCTCAACGGCGCACTGCTCTCCCGCTGCCAGGTGTTCGTGCTCAGACGCCTCGATGAGCGCGCCCTCACGACGCTCGTCGCGCGGGCGGAGCAGGCGATGGGCCGTGCGCTCCCGCTCGACCCGGCGGCGCGCCACGCGCTCGTGGCGATGTCCGACGGCGACGGCCGCTACCTGCTCAACCTCGTCGAGCAGCTGCAGGCGGTGCATGCTCCCCTCGACGTGGCCGGGCTCGCCCGGCTCGTGCAGCAGCGCGCCCCGCTCTACGACAAGTCGCAGGAGGGGCACTACAACCTCATCTCGGCGCTGCACAAGTCGATGCGGGGATCCGACCCCGACGCGGCGCTGTACTGGCTGGCGCGGATGCTCGACGGCGGAGAGGACCCCCTCTACGTCGCCCGGCGGCTCGTGAGATTCGCGAACGAGGACATCGCGATGGCCGACCCGGAGGCCGTCCACCAGGCGCTCGCCGCCTGGGACGTCTACGAGCGCCTCGGCTCGCCGGAGGGCGAGCTCGCGATCGCGCAGGCGGTCGTGTACCTCGCGACGGCGCCGAAATCGATCGCCGTCTACCGCGGCTTCGGCGCGGCTCGGAAGCTCGCGAAGCGGACCGGGTCCCTCATGCCGCCGCCGCACATCCTCAACGCCCCGACGCGGCTGATGAAGGATCTCGGCTACGGCGAGGGGTACCGGTACGATCCCGATACCGAGGACGGCTTCTCCGGCGCCGACTACTTCCCCGAGGGCATGGAGCGCGAGCGGGTGTACCGGCCGACGCGCAACGGCCATGAGCGGACCGTCGGCGAGCGCCTCGCCGAGTGGGAGCGCCTTCGCGGGGGCTTGCGTGAGCGGCGCGGGCGCGAGCCGGAGGATGCTCAGGACCCGGGCGGCGCGGGGGAGGGGTGA
- a CDS encoding S-layer homology domain-containing protein, giving the protein MALLIGFAMLCFGMVTGAGAAQAAGTHTVSGTIQFPASAPSSLKVPWQPDGTGTGGYVGVYLTLDVKQDGPVEGWQLGQDANVSFDPATGAWAVTDVPEGVYRLTINVSLPGNGSAPGTHQELTVDDDEAVGTTVITEEGRLRASIARCGWVNGDETAFYAKNVATGTVYEAESAQSGWTEPSTACPPEVSYGNYGFSGLPAGDYIAYSVWNGNTQYYTGLDAPTAAAESGALQFAVENWAGTGIQTLVFAPVASATPTISGTAKVGATLTASPGSWGPAPVALSYQWLRNGSAISGATSVGYTAVPADAGKTLSVRVTGTKTGYATVTKTSAATAAVAAGTLTAATPTISGTARPGETLTASPGTWGPAPVSLSYQWLRNGVAIDGATAASYTPEGADIGRTLSVAVTGTKTGYASATRTSTETASVALASAPFIDVPEGHQFYTEISWMYGSGLSTGSASADGRIYRPKAGVTREAMAAFLYRLEGADFQGPATSPFVDVQPDDRFYDEIAWMYEQGLSTGTNTSAGRVYEPTDTVSRAAMAAFLYRLKQADTTGPATSYFADVQPGHKFYDEISWMYETGLSTGTQQPTGLPKYLASSDVSRQAMAAFLFRIEAP; this is encoded by the coding sequence ATGGCGCTCCTCATCGGCTTCGCGATGCTGTGCTTCGGCATGGTCACCGGCGCCGGCGCGGCGCAGGCCGCGGGGACCCACACGGTCAGCGGGACGATCCAGTTCCCGGCCAGCGCCCCGAGCAGTCTCAAGGTGCCCTGGCAGCCCGACGGCACCGGCACGGGCGGCTACGTCGGCGTCTACCTCACGCTCGACGTGAAGCAGGACGGTCCGGTCGAGGGCTGGCAGCTCGGCCAGGACGCCAATGTCAGCTTCGACCCGGCGACGGGCGCCTGGGCGGTCACCGACGTGCCCGAGGGCGTCTACCGCCTGACCATCAACGTGAGCCTGCCGGGCAACGGCTCCGCACCGGGCACCCACCAGGAGCTGACCGTGGACGACGACGAGGCCGTCGGGACCACGGTCATCACCGAGGAGGGTCGCCTTCGGGCATCGATCGCTCGATGCGGCTGGGTGAACGGCGACGAGACGGCCTTCTACGCGAAGAACGTCGCCACCGGCACCGTCTACGAGGCGGAGTCGGCGCAGAGCGGCTGGACCGAGCCGAGCACCGCCTGCCCGCCCGAGGTCTCCTACGGCAACTACGGCTTCTCCGGCCTGCCCGCCGGCGACTACATCGCCTACTCCGTGTGGAACGGCAATACTCAGTACTACACGGGCCTGGACGCCCCGACCGCGGCCGCGGAGTCCGGCGCCCTCCAGTTCGCAGTCGAGAACTGGGCAGGAACGGGCATCCAGACGCTCGTCTTCGCCCCGGTCGCCTCGGCGACGCCCACGATCTCGGGCACCGCGAAAGTCGGCGCGACGCTGACCGCGTCGCCCGGCAGCTGGGGCCCCGCACCCGTCGCCCTCTCGTACCAGTGGCTGCGGAACGGCAGTGCGATCAGCGGCGCGACCTCCGTCGGCTATACCGCGGTCCCCGCGGACGCCGGCAAGACGCTCTCCGTGCGGGTCACGGGGACGAAGACCGGCTACGCAACGGTCACGAAGACCTCCGCCGCGACCGCCGCAGTCGCCGCCGGCACCCTCACGGCCGCCACACCCACGATCTCCGGCACGGCGCGGCCCGGCGAGACGCTCACGGCCTCTCCGGGCACCTGGGGCCCGGCACCCGTATCGCTCTCCTACCAATGGCTGCGGAACGGCGTCGCGATCGACGGGGCGACCGCGGCGAGCTACACGCCGGAGGGCGCGGACATCGGCCGCACCCTCTCGGTCGCGGTGACCGGCACCAAGACCGGCTACGCTTCCGCCACCCGTACCTCGACCGAGACCGCGAGCGTCGCGCTCGCGTCGGCGCCGTTCATCGACGTCCCCGAGGGGCACCAGTTCTACACGGAGATCTCGTGGATGTACGGCTCCGGCCTGTCGACGGGATCGGCGAGCGCCGACGGTCGCATCTACCGGCCGAAGGCCGGGGTCACGCGCGAGGCGATGGCGGCCTTCCTCTACCGTCTCGAAGGGGCCGACTTCCAGGGCCCGGCGACATCGCCGTTCGTCGACGTCCAGCCGGACGACCGGTTCTACGACGAGATCGCCTGGATGTACGAGCAGGGCCTGTCCACGGGGACGAACACCTCCGCCGGTCGCGTGTACGAGCCGACGGACACCGTCTCGCGCGCGGCCATGGCGGCCTTCCTCTACCGCCTCAAGCAGGCGGACACCACGGGTCCGGCCACCTCCTACTTCGCGGACGTGCAGCCGGGCCACAAGTTCTACGACGAGATCTCCTGGATGTACGAGACGGGGCTCTCGACGGGCACCCAGCAGCCGACCGGCCTGCCGAAGTACCTGGCGAGCTCGGACGTGTCGCGCCAGGCGATGGCCGCGTTCCTGTTCCGCATCGAGGCCCCCTGA
- a CDS encoding DUF2510 domain-containing protein, whose amino-acid sequence MSQLPPPAGWYPDPEAPHRQRYWDGASWTAHLHEDAAQPVPAPGPIEPMPATAAAGAPRKRRGWIVWAAAGAVVLLGIAAAGVWGVTRLTSGLTAGAAAAAGDGGEVRLADADFYQRELRNLREMFPPEPTVALEQTTGAWGLRESPGYTAAARAAVEQVIADVEAEGETTFATLDDAESYAYSTLAAEIAEQTDGLLFGGTGTELATTGFPQDPAVVAIEQQIAAATVAPGADGSYLEAADALAGLVGSTITTDQAAAGCPEDMPDPAGVETLAFVCLGTEAGWGLITYTPAGMAHVTEPSFVNTMRHEIAHKLIHVQCGDLSATAWNAAYGEGVTNSYAALYLGADRTELESSGRAVPEYIMNETTDAKARAIHESDLACYDDEQLPEN is encoded by the coding sequence ATGAGCCAGCTCCCCCCGCCAGCCGGTTGGTATCCGGATCCCGAAGCCCCGCACCGGCAGCGCTACTGGGATGGCGCGTCCTGGACCGCTCACCTCCACGAGGACGCGGCGCAGCCGGTTCCCGCACCGGGCCCGATCGAGCCGATGCCGGCGACGGCTGCCGCGGGAGCGCCGCGGAAGCGCCGCGGCTGGATCGTCTGGGCCGCGGCCGGCGCCGTGGTGCTCCTGGGCATCGCCGCAGCGGGGGTCTGGGGTGTCACCCGGCTCACCTCGGGCCTCACCGCGGGGGCGGCCGCGGCTGCGGGAGATGGCGGCGAGGTGCGGCTCGCCGATGCGGACTTCTACCAGCGGGAGCTCCGGAATCTCCGGGAGATGTTCCCCCCGGAGCCGACCGTCGCCCTCGAACAGACGACCGGGGCCTGGGGGCTTCGCGAATCCCCCGGGTACACGGCCGCCGCCCGCGCCGCCGTCGAACAGGTGATCGCCGACGTGGAGGCGGAGGGCGAGACGACGTTCGCCACGCTCGACGACGCCGAGAGCTACGCCTATTCGACGCTCGCCGCCGAGATCGCCGAGCAGACCGACGGACTCCTTTTCGGAGGCACGGGCACCGAGCTCGCGACCACGGGTTTCCCGCAGGATCCGGCGGTCGTCGCCATCGAGCAGCAGATCGCGGCCGCCACCGTCGCCCCCGGCGCAGACGGCAGCTATCTGGAAGCGGCGGATGCCCTCGCCGGACTCGTCGGGTCGACCATCACGACCGACCAGGCGGCCGCGGGATGCCCGGAGGACATGCCCGATCCCGCCGGGGTCGAGACCCTGGCCTTCGTCTGCCTCGGCACGGAGGCGGGGTGGGGTCTCATCACCTACACCCCGGCGGGCATGGCGCACGTCACCGAACCGAGCTTCGTGAACACCATGCGGCACGAGATCGCCCACAAGCTCATCCACGTCCAGTGCGGCGATCTCTCGGCCACCGCGTGGAACGCGGCGTACGGCGAGGGCGTGACGAACTCGTACGCGGCCCTCTACCTCGGCGCCGACCGTACGGAGCTCGAGAGCTCGGGGCGCGCCGTCCCGGAGTACATCATGAACGAGACCACCGACGCCAAGGCGCGCGCGATCCACGAGAGCGACCTCGCCTGCTACGACGACGAGCAGCTCCCCGAGAACTGA
- a CDS encoding alpha/beta fold hydrolase, translating into MPRRRRLQEFVGGGIRAAARVSPALGGALAYRAFFATSPRMPVREAEAALFHEARRASLRVRGRAIAVFEWGEGAPAVLLMHGWRGRATQFAPLVRELLAQGCRVVAFDAPGHGASPGRRADIRDWVDAAERLQASHGPFGVVVGHSFGALAALACARSAVPVPAVVSIAGATSPVAFVERFAHGLGLAGGVAEEMLVRLRRRLAVDEDEFARRYDAVRHPLPASTELLVAHDRGDRTMPCGEAVRLRGAHAGRSRLLLTEGCGHNRILASDRVLAAVGALARGDLRSVDALAAEDEGATAATTNQASASQPEFPRAPSAPLMPPPNAAGSPAS; encoded by the coding sequence ATGCCGCGTCGTCGCCGACTTCAGGAGTTCGTGGGCGGAGGCATCCGAGCCGCCGCACGCGTCTCGCCCGCCCTCGGGGGTGCGCTGGCGTATCGCGCGTTCTTCGCGACCTCCCCGCGGATGCCGGTGCGCGAGGCGGAGGCGGCGCTCTTCCACGAGGCGCGTCGTGCATCGCTTCGCGTGCGGGGCAGAGCGATCGCCGTCTTCGAGTGGGGCGAGGGTGCGCCCGCGGTGCTGCTCATGCACGGCTGGAGGGGGCGTGCGACCCAGTTCGCCCCGCTCGTGCGGGAGCTCCTGGCGCAGGGATGCCGCGTCGTCGCGTTCGACGCCCCCGGGCACGGGGCCTCGCCGGGGCGGCGTGCCGACATCCGCGACTGGGTCGATGCGGCCGAGCGGTTGCAGGCATCGCACGGCCCGTTCGGCGTCGTGGTGGGGCATTCCTTCGGGGCCTTGGCCGCGCTCGCCTGCGCCCGTTCCGCGGTCCCCGTGCCGGCCGTCGTCTCGATCGCCGGCGCGACGAGCCCGGTCGCATTCGTCGAGCGGTTCGCGCACGGGCTCGGGCTGGCTGGGGGCGTGGCCGAGGAGATGCTCGTACGTCTGCGCCGCCGGCTCGCCGTCGACGAGGACGAGTTCGCGCGGCGCTACGACGCGGTCCGGCACCCGCTGCCGGCGTCCACCGAGCTCCTCGTGGCCCACGACCGCGGGGACCGGACGATGCCCTGTGGCGAGGCGGTGCGTCTGCGGGGCGCTCACGCCGGTCGGTCGCGACTGCTGCTCACCGAGGGGTGCGGGCACAATCGGATACTCGCATCCGATCGGGTGCTGGCCGCGGTGGGCGCGCTGGCGCGCGGCGATCTGCGCTCGGTGGACGCGCTCGCCGCAGAGGACGAGGGCGCCACGGCGGCCACGACGAACCAGGCGTCCGCCTCGCAGCCCGAGTTCCCGAGGGCGCCCTCGGCGCCGCTCATGCCGCCGCCGAACGCGGCGGGTTCGCCCGCGTCGTAG
- a CDS encoding TetR/AcrR family transcriptional regulator produces MQDHPGDGRRARGDASRRAVLQAATDLASVHGLDGLTIGRLASASGFSKSSVATLFNGKEGLQLATVAAARDIFFARIVAPARSESHRARRLAALLRNALLYSRNRVFTGGCFFAAVSADVDSKSGPVNEAVRAAITDWYRYVEAQAEQAVAAGELGSERPRTLAFELIALTEQANSRSLLLRTPEPYDIAAEAIRDRLRLARADDRALAMLHLAAPA; encoded by the coding sequence GTGCAGGATCATCCCGGGGACGGACGACGGGCGCGAGGGGACGCCTCGCGCCGCGCCGTGCTGCAGGCGGCGACGGACCTCGCCTCCGTGCACGGCCTGGACGGCCTCACGATCGGTCGTCTCGCCTCGGCCTCCGGGTTCAGCAAGAGCAGCGTCGCGACGCTGTTCAACGGGAAGGAAGGCCTGCAGCTCGCCACGGTCGCCGCAGCCCGCGACATCTTCTTCGCACGCATCGTGGCACCCGCGAGGTCCGAGTCGCACCGGGCCCGTCGGCTCGCGGCCCTCCTGCGCAACGCGCTGCTCTACTCGAGGAACCGCGTATTCACCGGCGGCTGCTTCTTCGCCGCGGTGAGTGCCGATGTCGATTCCAAGTCGGGGCCGGTCAATGAGGCGGTCCGCGCCGCCATCACCGACTGGTATCGATACGTCGAAGCGCAGGCCGAGCAGGCCGTCGCCGCCGGCGAGCTCGGCTCCGAGCGCCCTCGCACGCTCGCGTTCGAGCTGATCGCCCTCACCGAGCAGGCGAACTCCCGCTCCCTGCTCCTCCGCACTCCCGAGCCGTACGATATCGCCGCCGAGGCGATCCGCGACCGGCTCCGCCTCGCGCGCGCCGACGATCGAGCGCTCGCGATGCTGCACCTCGCCGCGCCGGCGTAG
- a CDS encoding EamA family transporter — protein sequence MNRRRSTGVPPWSMAVAAMLAVQLSNALSVPVIERIGPAGTAWLRMCFGVVFLWIIARPAIRSLRRADLPALLALGVVTGFMTTFFLAAVDRIPLGTAVAIEFLGPLTVAGLMSRQRRALVWPFLALIGVVLLTEPWHGGIDLAGVGFALAAGVCWGLYNLFTQHVGDRFSGISGLSLTIPVAALATLPLGLPQLVGGEFAWWVLPAAAGIALITPVIAFGLEMLALRRMTHTAFGTLLSVEPAFGILIGLLVLAQTPSPMQLLGIAIVIVAGAAAQRGGRRDAASP from the coding sequence GTGAACCGCCGACGATCGACGGGCGTTCCCCCGTGGTCGATGGCCGTCGCGGCGATGCTCGCCGTGCAGCTGTCGAACGCGCTGTCGGTGCCGGTGATCGAGCGCATCGGTCCGGCCGGCACGGCCTGGCTGCGCATGTGCTTCGGCGTCGTGTTCCTCTGGATCATCGCGCGCCCGGCGATCCGCTCCCTGCGGCGCGCGGACCTTCCGGCGCTGCTCGCGCTCGGCGTGGTCACGGGGTTCATGACGACCTTTTTCCTCGCCGCGGTCGATCGGATCCCGCTGGGCACCGCCGTCGCGATCGAGTTCCTCGGGCCGCTCACCGTGGCGGGGCTGATGAGCCGGCAGCGCAGAGCTCTCGTCTGGCCGTTCCTGGCGCTCATCGGCGTGGTGCTCTTGACGGAGCCGTGGCACGGGGGCATCGACCTCGCCGGCGTCGGGTTCGCCCTGGCCGCCGGCGTCTGCTGGGGGCTGTACAACCTGTTCACGCAGCACGTGGGGGATCGGTTCTCGGGCATCTCCGGGCTCTCGCTGACGATCCCGGTCGCGGCGCTCGCCACCCTGCCGCTCGGGCTGCCGCAGCTCGTCGGCGGCGAGTTCGCATGGTGGGTGCTGCCGGCCGCGGCGGGGATCGCGCTGATCACGCCCGTGATCGCGTTCGGGCTCGAGATGCTCGCCCTGCGACGCATGACCCACACCGCCTTCGGCACGCTGCTCTCGGTCGAGCCCGCGTTCGGCATCCTCATCGGACTGCTCGTGCTCGCCCAGACGCCGTCGCCCATGCAACTGCTCGGGATCGCCATCGTGATCGTCGCGGGGGCGGCCGCGCAGCGCGGCGGCCGACGGGATGCCGCGAGTCCCTGA
- a CDS encoding cupin domain-containing protein has translation MAGTEPPDVVELWEWTLAPGERHDTEAHRDGTRELLQLQAGALVVVVETERYELAAGDALSFGGDADHAYINPGPTPARFSLAVFEPGVGAAHRAEAPDA, from the coding sequence GTGGCGGGCACGGAGCCGCCCGACGTGGTCGAGCTGTGGGAGTGGACGCTCGCGCCCGGAGAGCGCCACGACACGGAGGCGCACCGCGACGGGACGCGCGAGCTGCTGCAGCTGCAGGCGGGGGCGCTCGTCGTCGTCGTGGAGACCGAGCGCTACGAGCTCGCGGCCGGCGACGCCCTCTCCTTCGGAGGGGACGCGGATCACGCCTACATCAACCCGGGTCCGACGCCCGCCCGATTCTCGCTCGCGGTGTTCGAGCCGGGCGTCGGCGCCGCGCATCGGGCGGAGGCCCCGGATGCCTGA
- the phnD gene encoding phosphate/phosphite/phosphonate ABC transporter substrate-binding protein — MRQRASAALTPRITGALALGALALGALTGCATPASDAVTADDPNAPLTFAATPLGDDPTAVNPIEAFAELVAEETGREVEIVDVPDYTAVVEALRNHHVDIGFMSGFPSALAVNTGEVDALVAWPGDDETPVSTCLVLDGSELETLEDITPETVVAFADPASSSGYFMPVAMLHEAGLERDVDYTSMFSGGHDMSFIALKEGQVDVACTSTIMPTMTGTDMFPFAEGETRSLGESASMPVAVTVLADQGIAADKRELLLDALPQVFTEENAEALGAMFSAMQGSDPILEPDAAIFEPFVEIAAIADVDISDLG, encoded by the coding sequence ATGCGCCAGCGCGCCTCCGCCGCTCTCACGCCCCGCATCACCGGAGCCCTCGCCCTCGGCGCGCTCGCGCTGGGCGCCCTCACCGGCTGCGCCACTCCGGCTTCCGACGCCGTCACGGCGGACGATCCGAACGCCCCGCTCACCTTCGCCGCCACACCGCTCGGCGACGACCCGACCGCGGTGAACCCGATCGAGGCCTTCGCCGAGCTCGTCGCGGAGGAGACCGGGCGCGAGGTCGAGATCGTCGACGTGCCGGACTACACGGCCGTCGTCGAGGCGCTGCGCAACCACCACGTCGACATCGGCTTCATGAGCGGCTTCCCCTCCGCGCTCGCGGTGAACACCGGCGAGGTCGACGCGCTCGTGGCCTGGCCAGGCGACGACGAGACGCCGGTCTCCACCTGCCTCGTGCTCGACGGCTCCGAGCTCGAGACCCTCGAGGACATCACCCCCGAGACGGTCGTCGCCTTCGCCGATCCGGCGTCGAGCTCGGGTTACTTCATGCCCGTCGCCATGCTCCACGAGGCCGGCCTCGAGCGGGACGTCGACTACACGTCGATGTTCTCCGGCGGGCACGACATGAGCTTCATCGCGCTCAAGGAGGGCCAGGTCGACGTGGCGTGCACCTCGACCATCATGCCGACGATGACCGGCACCGACATGTTCCCCTTCGCCGAGGGCGAGACCCGCTCGCTCGGCGAGAGCGCCTCCATGCCCGTCGCCGTCACCGTGCTCGCCGACCAGGGCATCGCCGCCGACAAGCGCGAGCTGCTGCTCGACGCGCTGCCGCAGGTCTTCACCGAGGAGAACGCCGAGGCCCTCGGCGCGATGTTCTCCGCAATGCAGGGCAGCGATCCCATCCTCGAGCCCGATGCCGCGATCTTCGAGCCGTTCGTCGAGATCGCCGCGATCGCCGACGTCGACATCTCGGACCTGGGCTGA